A segment of the Candidatus Izimaplasma bacterium HR1 genome:
TATTACTTTGTATCCTAGTGGTAAGTAGCTGTAAATCCCTGCTGCAACTTGTTTAATGAGTCCAGCTCGACTCATTAGTTTATGACTTTTAGCTTCAGCTGATTTTGGAGCTTCTTTCAATGTTGGAACAAATAAATACTTTTGCTCAGTTATACTCCCCATGTGTTTCATATTCTTTCACCTCTTAGTTTATATTAAACAATCTTAAAATATCATTATATGTGATAAAGATAAAGAATCCCATCAATAATACAAATACGATGTAATTTAGGGTATTTTCAAATTTACGATTTGGTTTTCTTCTCGTTATTGCTTCATATCCTAAAAAGACAATTCTTCCTCCATCTAAAGCAGGTATAGGTAATAAGTTAATGATTCCTAAGTTAACACTCAAGAGTCCTATCCAACTTAGTAGTGAAATAAATCCATTACTTAACGCTGCAGAAGTAATTTGATAGATACCAAGTGGTCCAGCTAGATTTTCAACACCTACACCAGCTCCAGCATCATCATTATCAATTAATAAGCCGATAGTAGTAAAGATCATTTTACTTGAATCTACTACATCTGAAAAACTTCCTAGAACCGCTTGTCCAAAATTAAAGTTATATTCTGGGCTAATGCCGATTCTAGCATCGACAACACTAATATTTTGTGTTTCAAGGAAGATTTTTGAATATGGTTCTGAGATTTCAAGAGTTAGAACTACGTCTTCTCTTAACACTTCAATTTCAACTAATTTTCCTTCAACATACGCTTCTTCACTTAAAGTGTCGATTGCGACAATTACACTTGCCCAATCAGTTAGGTCGACTCCATCTATGGAAACTAATTGGTCACCACCCACGAAACCAGCTTCATATGCTTTAGTTCCTTCAGGCACCTCCGCAATAGTTAGATCTTCCACTGCAGATTCATTACTATGAAGTCCCAGTGTAAAGAAATATAAGATAGGAGTTAATTCTAAATCCATTTCCTCGCCATCTCTAATTACAACTATATCTAAATCTCTATTAGCAGCATTTTTGTCAAGTTCT
Coding sequences within it:
- the rasP gene encoding Regulator of sigma-W protease RasP encodes the protein MVLVNILVFVLSLSTVIILHEVGHFVMARRAGILCHEFSLGMGPVIWKKKIGETLYSVKLIPIGGYVMMSGEEIEDEIIKVGESVRLDFEGDIVSKIILDHEDERFENLLKVTVEKIDLKGQNKKPLYINEYEVKQDAFYVMKNRELQIAPYDRGFNSKTLWQRFLAIFAGPGMNFILALVVFLFVNLIVGFPNMDETAIGTVGATYPAGGVIEVGDVITEVEGVSVSTWDELSRELDKNAANRDLDIVVIRDGEEMDLELTPILYFFTLGLHSNESAVEDLTIAEVPEGTKAYEAGFVGGDQLVSIDGVDLTDWASVIVAIDTLSEEAYVEGKLVEIEVLREDVVLTLEISEPYSKIFLETQNISVVDARIGISPEYNFNFGQAVLGSFSDVVDSSKMIFTTIGLLIDNDDAGAGVGVENLAGPLGIYQITSAALSNGFISLLSWIGLLSVNLGIINLLPIPALDGGRIVFLGYEAITRRKPNRKFENTLNYIVFVLLMGFFIFITYNDILRLFNIN